From the Bacillus sp. FJAT-22090 genome, the window GACCCATTTTCTCTGCTGGTGAGTCAGCAAGGACTCCGGCTATCATAACACCGTCGGATTGCGGTGAGATAGCAAACGTTCCTGCCATTTCTTTTTTATAAGCTATGTAAGAAATGACTAATCTTGCGGTGGCTCCAAGAATTAATGCAAGTCCACTTACTAATGGCATAAAATAACCAACTGCCGCTACTACAACCACGATAATTCCTAATTGCCAAACTTTTTTCCCAAGGCTAGGGAAAAATTCTACAGCTAGTGTTTTTCTGCTCTTTTGCTGGAATCCTATAACAAAGGGAAATAAAATCAATGAGAATGTCAATTCTCCAAGTGTAAATTGCGGCCAATATGGAATATAGGAAGAAATCGCATCACCTGGAATGACTAACAAAATAGGTAGTATCCACAACCGTTTTGTAACATATTCAATTGCTTCAATTCCTCTTGGTGTTTTTACTAGTTTAGGAGAAGCATTTTGTGCTCCGTGTTTTTGTATAAGAATTCCTTCTATGATTAATAGTAACCCTGCTATGACTGCGATGGTCACGATAGATTTTTGTAAAAAATCCATACCAGTTAAATTCCACGGAAGAATATTAAATGACCAATCATACAGATTCATAATATATAACGTAACAGCTCCTAATGACATTGCATAAATTGCAGAACCAAGCTGGTACATAAATAATAAAACAAACAAGATCATCCATGTGCTATAAACAAATAACCAAGAAGTAGGTACGACTAGCCCTAACCCTACACTGATAATGGAAAGAATAATTGCCCAAACATAACCATCAAATAAATGCTTGGCTTCTGTCCACCCCCATAGAATTCTAGTACGGAAATGCTTTCTCTCTCTCTTTACCCGAAAATAACCAATTAATATGGAGAAAAGAAGCGTAATATAAATTGCTGGGTGAAGGAAAAAACGTCCAATTCCTTTTGCCAATTCGATAATAATTTCTTCCACGATACGCATCCCCCTCTATTACAATACTCGTTCTATTATTGTAACAAACGAGGAGGCCTTTGCGTATAGGATTTTGGAATAATCTTATTTTTTCATTTCATGAACCAAATAACTGATACCCATTTGTAGCTGCTTATCATTTTCTTTTCTAGTTTTGTATTCCATCAGTGTTTTAGTAAGAGACTGGAACAGTGCATCATCTATATCGGAACTAGGCTCTAAGCTTCTCTCTTGTCGATACTTTTCTACTCCATCCATCGTATCTTCATCAAAATAACCATCTTTGCGTCCAATATTATATCCTAAAGCTCCTAGTACATTTTGAACATACTTTATTTCCTCTCCAAAATCTCCAACTCGGAATTCTCCGTGAGGATATTTAATATCCATTGTATATAGTTCCTCTGGCTCAACCTCCAAATCAGCTTGAATTCCTTTATGGTGAATCCATTCTTGTTTTGGTGTTAACCATTTATGAGTAGATATTTTTAATTTACCACCATTCGATAATGGATGAGATTCTTGTACAGTTCCCTTCCCGTAGCTTGTTTCACCAACAATCATCGCACGATTATTATCTTTTAAAGCACCCGCTAATACTTCACTAGCAGAGGCACTACCACCATTTTGCAATAAAACAGCTGGTATTTTATTTAGATAAGGCTTTTCCTTATTTTCTGTATTCAACATTTCTAAAACTCCATTTGCATCTTGCATATAAGCGAATGTTTTTCCATTTTCGAGTAGGGTACTGACAATGGAAGACACACTATATAAATATCCGCCTGGGTTTCCTCTTACATCAATCAGAAGACCATCTATTCCCCGATCAACTAAAGCCTTTGTTTGTTTAGCCCATTCTTCTCCAGTTTTCTCTCCAAAAATAG encodes:
- a CDS encoding PDZ domain-containing protein; the encoded protein is MRIVEEIIIELAKGIGRFFLHPAIYITLLFSILIGYFRVKRERKHFRTRILWGWTEAKHLFDGYVWAIILSIISVGLGLVVPTSWLFVYSTWMILFVLLFMYQLGSAIYAMSLGAVTLYIMNLYDWSFNILPWNLTGMDFLQKSIVTIAVIAGLLLIIEGILIQKHGAQNASPKLVKTPRGIEAIEYVTKRLWILPILLVIPGDAISSYIPYWPQFTLGELTFSLILFPFVIGFQQKSRKTLAVEFFPSLGKKVWQLGIIVVVVAAVGYFMPLVSGLALILGATARLVISYIAYKKEMAGTFAISPQSDGVMIAGVLADSPAEKMGLLIGEKIVKVNGQKVTNEQEFYEAVQINAAHCRLEVLDISGELRLRQHILFRHDHYRLGLILVR
- a CDS encoding S41 family peptidase codes for the protein MRKSRIFLYVILFVILLGIFYFWMVKPAKDQSTTTTSISNNQVIDEAFQLIRKEAVFAKKENILVEGAIRGMAEALEDPHSSYLTKEEAVAQESSLAEERVGIGVEITLSGGKFVVVSPLKDSPAYRAGLKPQDEIVRVNGERLDGKSMAELVKLLSGEKGTSLKMTVYRSSEERHVELHMKREVIAMHTVSSEVYEVEDFSIGIVTISIFGEKTGEEWAKQTKALVDRGIDGLLIDVRGNPGGYLYSVSSIVSTLLENGKTFAYMQDANGVLEMLNTENKEKPYLNKIPAVLLQNGGSASASEVLAGALKDNNRAMIVGETSYGKGTVQESHPLSNGGKLKISTHKWLTPKQEWIHHKGIQADLEVEPEELYTMDIKYPHGEFRVGDFGEEIKYVQNVLGALGYNIGRKDGYFDEDTMDGVEKYRQERSLEPSSDIDDALFQSLTKTLMEYKTRKENDKQLQMGISYLVHEMKK